A genomic segment from Streptosporangium roseum DSM 43021 encodes:
- a CDS encoding polysaccharide deacetylase family protein produces MMANVVVVAAAVVVLLTLPATVIPQATPMAGAATGAATATPSPTPTPSPSPDLPSAALPPPVQATPEFARQVKANEAGMVPVLMYHRITKKRLASIDRTPSQVRQEMEKLARGGYVPVTAQEFVTGKINIPAGKHPVVLTFDDGHASHFALDGNGMPARDTAVGIIYQVAKKYPSFRPVATFWVNQQPFGLRGRKDQARAVQWLTSRGFEVANHTWGHPYLPGLSKKKVAEQLVRVERLLEKLGTGPSDTLALPFGAMPRKRSTVQAGKWDGTRFAFKGVFLAGAQPSVSPFVKDFDWRAIQRIQSNGKRGECRKWCSQYWLEWLNKHPDKRYTADGDPDRVSVPQKLRGIIGSERRRQVNAY; encoded by the coding sequence ATGATGGCCAACGTCGTGGTGGTGGCCGCCGCAGTGGTGGTGCTTCTCACGCTGCCCGCGACGGTCATCCCGCAGGCCACCCCCATGGCCGGCGCGGCGACCGGCGCGGCGACGGCCACTCCCTCGCCGACGCCGACGCCGTCGCCCTCGCCCGATCTCCCCTCGGCCGCCCTGCCGCCGCCGGTCCAGGCCACCCCGGAGTTCGCCCGCCAGGTCAAGGCCAACGAGGCGGGGATGGTCCCGGTGCTGATGTACCACCGGATCACGAAGAAGCGGCTGGCCTCCATCGACCGCACGCCCTCCCAGGTGCGCCAGGAGATGGAGAAGCTGGCCCGGGGCGGCTACGTGCCGGTCACCGCGCAGGAGTTCGTCACCGGGAAGATCAACATTCCGGCGGGTAAACATCCGGTCGTGCTGACCTTCGACGACGGGCATGCGAGCCACTTCGCGCTGGACGGCAACGGGATGCCGGCCAGGGACACCGCGGTCGGGATCATCTACCAGGTCGCCAAGAAGTATCCGAGCTTCCGTCCCGTCGCCACCTTCTGGGTCAACCAGCAGCCGTTCGGGCTGCGCGGCCGGAAGGACCAGGCACGCGCCGTGCAGTGGCTGACCTCGCGCGGTTTCGAGGTGGCCAACCACACCTGGGGCCACCCCTACCTGCCGGGCCTGTCGAAGAAGAAGGTCGCCGAGCAGCTCGTCCGGGTCGAGCGGCTGCTCGAGAAGCTCGGCACCGGCCCGTCCGACACGCTCGCGCTGCCCTTCGGCGCGATGCCGCGCAAGAGGTCCACCGTGCAGGCCGGCAAGTGGGACGGGACCCGCTTCGCCTTCAAGGGGGTCTTCCTGGCCGGCGCGCAGCCGTCGGTGTCGCCATTCGTCAAGGATTTCGACTGGCGCGCCATCCAGCGGATCCAGAGCAACGGGAAGAGGGGCGAGTGCCGCAAGTGGTGCTCGCAGTACTGGCTGGAGTGGCTGAACAAGCATCCGGACAAGCGCTACACCGCGGACGGTGATCCCGATCGCGTATCCGTACCGCAAAAACTTCGGGGTATCATCGGCTCCGAACGGCGGCGGCAGGTCAACGCGTATTAA
- the rpsA gene encoding 30S ribosomal protein S1, translated as MTSSTEATSSTPQVAVNDIGSEEDFLAAIDLTIKYFNDGDIVEGTVVKVDRDEVLLDIGYKTEGVIPSRELSIKHDVDPADVVEVGEHVEALVLQKEDKEGRLILSKKRAQYERAWGTIEKIKDEDGIVTGTVIEVVKGGLILDIGLRGFLPASLVEMRRVRDLQPYVGRELEAKIIELDKNRNNVVLSRRAWLEQTQSEVRQTFLNTLQKGQVRKGVVSSIVNFGAFVDLGGVDGLVHVSELSWKHIDHPSEVVEVGQEVTVEVLDVDMERERVSLSLKATQEDPWQQFARTHQIGQVVPGRVTKLVPFGAFVRVEEGIEGLVHISELAERHVEIPEQVVQVGDEIFVKIIDIDLERRRISLSLKQANESATGADIEFDPTLYGMAATYDDQGNYIYPEGFDSETSEWLEGFEKQRDEWERQYAEAQTRFEAHKKQVEEARKAEAEAGEAAPTSYSGETPAAGSSSSSTSSSSSAPAAGALASDEALAALREKLAGGQS; from the coding sequence ATGACGAGCAGCACTGAGGCCACCTCGAGCACCCCGCAGGTAGCGGTCAACGACATCGGGTCCGAGGAAGACTTCCTCGCAGCGATCGATCTGACCATCAAGTACTTCAACGACGGCGACATCGTCGAGGGCACCGTCGTCAAGGTCGATCGAGATGAAGTTTTGCTCGACATCGGCTACAAGACCGAGGGTGTCATCCCCTCGCGTGAGCTCTCGATCAAGCACGATGTCGACCCCGCGGACGTCGTCGAGGTTGGCGAGCACGTCGAGGCCCTGGTCCTCCAGAAGGAGGACAAGGAAGGGCGCCTGATCCTGTCCAAGAAGCGCGCTCAGTACGAGCGGGCCTGGGGCACGATCGAGAAGATCAAGGACGAGGACGGCATCGTCACCGGCACCGTCATCGAGGTCGTCAAGGGTGGACTCATCCTCGACATCGGCCTCCGTGGCTTCCTGCCGGCGTCCCTGGTCGAGATGCGCCGCGTCCGCGACCTTCAGCCGTACGTGGGCCGTGAGCTCGAGGCGAAGATCATAGAGCTGGACAAGAACCGCAACAACGTGGTTCTCTCCCGCCGCGCCTGGCTTGAGCAGACCCAGTCCGAGGTGCGTCAGACGTTCCTCAACACCCTGCAGAAGGGTCAGGTCCGCAAGGGCGTCGTCTCCTCGATCGTCAACTTCGGTGCGTTCGTGGACCTCGGCGGCGTCGACGGTCTGGTTCACGTCTCCGAGCTCTCCTGGAAGCACATCGACCACCCCTCCGAGGTCGTCGAGGTCGGCCAGGAGGTCACCGTCGAGGTTCTCGACGTCGACATGGAGCGCGAGCGGGTCTCGCTGTCGCTCAAGGCGACGCAGGAGGACCCCTGGCAGCAGTTCGCCCGCACCCACCAGATCGGTCAGGTCGTCCCGGGCCGCGTCACCAAGCTGGTGCCGTTCGGTGCGTTCGTCCGCGTCGAGGAGGGCATCGAGGGCCTGGTCCACATCTCCGAGCTGGCCGAGCGCCACGTCGAGATCCCCGAGCAGGTCGTCCAGGTCGGCGACGAGATCTTCGTGAAGATCATCGACATCGACCTGGAGCGTCGCCGGATCTCGCTGTCGCTCAAGCAGGCGAACGAGAGCGCGACCGGCGCCGACATCGAGTTCGACCCCACGCTGTACGGCATGGCGGCGACCTACGACGACCAGGGCAACTACATCTACCCCGAGGGCTTCGACTCCGAGACGAGCGAGTGGCTCGAGGGCTTCGAGAAGCAGCGTGACGAGTGGGAGCGGCAGTACGCCGAGGCCCAGACTCGCTTCGAGGCTCACAAGAAGCAGGTGGAGGAGGCCCGCAAGGCCGAGGCCGAGGCGGGCGAGGCTGCCCCCACGTCCTACTCCGGTGAGACCCCGGCCGCCGGTTCGAGCTCCAGCTCCACCAGCAGCAGCTCCTCCGCTCCGGCGGCGGGCGCCCTCGCCTCCGACGAGGCTCTCGCGGCTCTGCGCGAGAAGCTCGCGGGCGGCCAGAGCTGA
- the coaE gene encoding dephospho-CoA kinase, whose amino-acid sequence MLKVGLTGGIGSGKSEVSRRLASRGAVVIDADKIAREVVEPGTGGLARIVEIFGTEVLREDGSLNREKLGSIVFADSGKLASLNGIVHPLVGARVEELQHQADESAIVVYDVPLLAENNLAPMYDVVVVVDAADEVRLARLVGIRGMSEQDARARIAAQADREDRLKIADLVVPNEGSLEDLGARVDEVWAELSARAG is encoded by the coding sequence ATGCTGAAAGTGGGTCTTACCGGCGGGATCGGGTCGGGCAAGAGCGAGGTGTCGCGGCGGCTGGCGTCCAGGGGGGCCGTGGTGATCGACGCCGACAAGATCGCCCGGGAGGTGGTCGAGCCGGGGACCGGCGGGCTGGCACGCATCGTGGAGATCTTCGGAACCGAGGTGCTGCGCGAGGACGGGTCGCTCAACCGGGAGAAGCTCGGTTCGATCGTCTTCGCCGACTCGGGGAAGCTGGCCTCGCTCAACGGCATCGTGCACCCGCTGGTCGGAGCCCGGGTCGAGGAGCTGCAGCACCAGGCGGACGAGAGCGCGATCGTGGTCTACGACGTGCCGCTGCTGGCGGAGAACAACCTCGCCCCGATGTACGACGTGGTGGTCGTCGTGGACGCCGCGGACGAGGTCCGCCTCGCCCGGCTGGTCGGGATCCGAGGTATGAGCGAGCAGGACGCCAGGGCCCGGATCGCGGCCCAGGCGGATCGTGAGGACCGGTTGAAGATCGCCGACCTCGTGGTGCCGAACGAGGGGTCGCTGGAGGACCTCGGGGCCCGGGTGGACGAGGTCTGGGCCGAACTGTCCGCCCGCGCCGGCTGA
- a CDS encoding epoxide hydrolase family protein, producing MTNTRSFRIDIPQAQLDDLGARLANTRWPEELPGVGWSRGVPLGYLKDLAEYWRTGYDWRAREAALNAYPQYLTTIDEQNLHFLHVPSPEPDATPLLLLHGWPGGFTDFLDVIGPLSDPRAHGGDPADAFHLVIPSLPGFGFSTPLAGPGMNAARMAGVLVRLMAQLGFQRYGVHGYDTGSWVAPQMGRQDPDRVVGVHVNAMITFPIGAEGEMEGLSEVEQRRWQAMQNFNDGYLQCNSKRPQTVTYGLHDSPVGQLAWIVEKFKELTDPEDGLPEDSIDRDRILTDVCLYWLTGTAGSAAQIYYEEISANAWDAEAAGDWSADSGASAGADAGDWNAGSGDSTGAGAGWGEGAEEWAASQPGTVPTGVLVSNHDVTIRRWAERDHHVVHWTELGKGGHFLAMEAPDLLVGDVREFFRKVR from the coding sequence ATGACGAACACCCGATCTTTTCGTATCGATATCCCGCAGGCCCAGCTCGACGATTTGGGTGCACGGCTGGCCAACACCCGCTGGCCGGAGGAACTGCCGGGGGTGGGCTGGAGCCGGGGGGTGCCGCTGGGCTACCTGAAGGATCTCGCCGAGTACTGGCGCACCGGCTACGACTGGCGGGCGCGGGAGGCGGCGCTCAACGCGTACCCGCAGTACCTCACCACCATCGATGAGCAGAACCTCCATTTCCTGCACGTGCCCTCACCCGAGCCCGACGCCACGCCCTTGCTGCTGCTGCACGGCTGGCCTGGCGGGTTCACCGATTTCCTCGACGTGATCGGCCCGCTGTCCGATCCCCGCGCGCACGGCGGCGACCCGGCCGACGCCTTCCATCTGGTGATCCCGTCGTTGCCGGGGTTCGGGTTCTCCACGCCGCTGGCCGGGCCGGGTATGAACGCGGCCAGGATGGCCGGGGTGCTCGTGCGGCTGATGGCCCAGCTCGGGTTCCAGCGGTACGGCGTGCACGGCTATGACACCGGCTCATGGGTCGCCCCCCAGATGGGCAGGCAGGATCCGGACCGCGTCGTAGGCGTCCACGTCAACGCCATGATCACCTTCCCGATCGGGGCGGAGGGGGAGATGGAGGGCCTGTCCGAGGTCGAGCAGCGGCGCTGGCAGGCGATGCAGAATTTCAACGACGGCTATCTGCAGTGCAACTCCAAGCGGCCGCAGACGGTGACCTACGGTCTGCACGATTCACCCGTCGGCCAGCTCGCCTGGATCGTGGAGAAGTTCAAGGAACTCACCGACCCCGAGGACGGGCTGCCCGAGGACAGCATCGATCGCGATCGCATCCTGACCGACGTCTGCCTGTACTGGCTGACCGGCACAGCCGGATCTGCGGCGCAGATCTACTACGAGGAGATCTCCGCGAACGCCTGGGACGCCGAGGCCGCCGGCGACTGGAGTGCCGACTCCGGTGCCAGCGCCGGAGCCGACGCCGGTGACTGGAACGCCGGCTCCGGTGACAGCACCGGAGCCGGTGCGGGCTGGGGCGAAGGCGCAGAGGAGTGGGCGGCATCCCAGCCCGGAACGGTGCCGACCGGTGTGCTGGTCTCCAACCATGACGTGACCATCCGCCGCTGGGCCGAGCGCGACCACCATGTCGTGCACTGGACCGAGCTCGGCAAGGGCGGGCACTTCCTCGCGATGGAGGCGCCGGACCTGCTGGTCGGCGACGTTCGCGAGTTCTTCCGTAAGGTGCGCTGA
- a CDS encoding helix-turn-helix transcriptional regulator, whose amino-acid sequence MSGTSARLLRLLSLLQTHHDWSGAELADRLGVTTRTVRRDVERLRKLGYPVNAVQGTAGYRLGAGASLPPLLLDDDEAVAVVVGLRTSAGGSVTGIEETSLRALTKLEQVLPSRLRHRVNTLHTATVRVGGTGPAVSPDTLMAIADACRRHERLRFDYTSPRCGDTIRSVEPHSLVSFGRHWYLVAWDTGRDDWRTFRVDRLRPRTPTGPRFAPRQPPDGDVATYLAHQLSSRTWPCQATVSLHESAEAVADRVWPGMGVVEAVDNRTCLLHVGAETPSALVWMITSVDTDFTLISGPPALADALRTQATRCLQAIRVT is encoded by the coding sequence ATGTCGGGGACCTCCGCACGCCTGCTCAGACTGCTGTCGCTCCTGCAGACCCATCACGACTGGTCCGGGGCCGAGCTCGCCGACCGTCTGGGCGTCACCACGCGCACGGTCCGCCGGGACGTGGAGCGCCTGCGCAAGCTCGGTTATCCGGTGAACGCCGTTCAGGGGACCGCTGGTTACCGGTTGGGAGCCGGCGCGTCGCTGCCGCCGCTGCTGCTCGACGACGACGAGGCGGTGGCCGTGGTGGTCGGGCTCCGCACGTCGGCGGGCGGTTCGGTCACCGGGATCGAGGAGACCTCGCTGCGGGCACTGACCAAACTCGAACAGGTCCTGCCCTCCCGGTTGCGGCACCGGGTGAACACGCTGCACACGGCGACCGTCCGGGTCGGCGGCACCGGGCCCGCGGTGAGCCCGGACACGCTGATGGCGATCGCCGACGCCTGCCGTCGCCACGAACGGCTGCGCTTCGACTACACCAGCCCTCGCTGCGGCGACACGATCCGGTCCGTCGAGCCACACAGCCTGGTCAGCTTCGGCCGGCACTGGTACCTCGTCGCCTGGGACACCGGCCGTGATGACTGGCGCACCTTCCGGGTGGACCGGCTACGGCCGCGCACGCCGACCGGCCCGCGATTCGCGCCCAGACAGCCACCCGACGGCGATGTCGCGACCTACCTGGCACACCAGCTCTCGTCACGGACCTGGCCGTGCCAGGCGACCGTCAGCCTGCACGAATCCGCCGAAGCCGTGGCCGACCGGGTGTGGCCGGGCATGGGCGTCGTCGAGGCCGTCGACAACCGCACCTGCCTGCTGCACGTCGGCGCCGAAACCCCGTCGGCACTGGTCTGGATGATCACATCGGTGGACACCGACTTCACCCTCATCAGCGGCCCACCGGCACTCGCCGACGCCCTCCGCACCCAGGCCACCCGCTGCCTGCAGGCCATACGGGTGACATAG